In the genome of Branchiostoma floridae strain S238N-H82 unplaced genomic scaffold, Bfl_VNyyK Sc7u5tJ_1421, whole genome shotgun sequence, the window TGTCTAGTCGTTTCTGGGGCAAAGGTAGCTGGGTTCGCTCTTCAAACACATTTGGTTAGTAAGCTTCCAACGCTGCCTAGAATATAAAACATCTGTGCTGGTGGATTTCGTTCAAGTGCTTCATTTGTTCTGATTGGGTAGATAAATCACGTGTTACCGGTCAACGACACCTGGTCACGCGCCAGTCAGGCGGCAAATATCACCCGTCATGCTCTCCCAACCTTTGAACACCGTCTGGTGGCAACAACACCTTGGAAACTATATGATTTTGTTCGGTCCACAAAAATATGAATGGGGCAGTACACGGGCTAAAATGTACCTTTGTTGTGCCTGTAGCTTACATTGTCTAACTAACGCAGTACTTGTTATCAGAACTACAGTCTGTACTAGAAGAACACTATTTCCCAATAACCTTCGCACTTACATTAACATTAATGCTCTTTGTGGGTAGCAAGTCCATTGCCCTCACATTGCCAACAGTATTATGTTGTGATTATGAAATTCCTGTTTCATACATTAAACGTTACGTTGTCAGCCATGCACACCTGTTAAGTACACACCTGTTCAGTACACACCTATTGAGTCTTGTCAGGTCTTTAGTGTCCTTGGTACTGCTTAGAGTGAAGAATAGCTGCAGAGTGAAGTTCGGTGTGCCCGCAGCTTTGATGACGTATGTCTTATTGAGCCCTGTTTGCTGTTGCCATGAAAACGTTGCTCATGCACTGGCGCCCCCTGGCGTCTTATTTCAGAAGTAGCAAAACTTTGCTTTACGGCTGTGAGTCATGGACAATGAATACTTTTCAGACCAGGAAACTGGATGGTTCCTTCACCAGGATGCTACGTGTTGTATAGAACAAACCTTGGtggaaacacacaacaaacaaagacaGTATGGGGCTCTTCCACCCATCTCTGCTGAAGTCAGGCAACGCCAGTTAAGCCTTACTGGGCATGTTACTAGACATGGCGAACCAGCCCAGAAGCAAAAAAGGAGAAGAGGTCGTCCGTACCTTACACTAATGAACTTtattgaatcagagactggacTAAGTGACAGGGACCTAACTATATTGATGAATAATAGATCTCACTGGAAGCGGAACTTTGTTAATGCTACAACTCGTTAATGAGtatgactatgtatgtatgtgtacagGAGTAAAATTTAAATTTAACTCTCTAAACTCTTACGAAAACATCACAACTGTACAAACATATTAAATCTTTCCTCAAAGGATGCCACATGCGCAACCTGTAACCATCCGTCGTCATGACTTAAGTCTCCGTGGTGATCATGgattattctattctattccattccatttcattccatttcattccatttcattccatttcattccattccattctattctattccattctattccattctattcttGTCCATTCCATTCCAAGACTTGGTGCTCCTATTTCAATGGTCAGTTTTGCTGATGAATAAAGAGTCTCCTCAGTGCGTCATGGCGATTTGAAGCATCAGAACTATCAGCAGCTGCGCCCTCTATCGGGGGAAGGTGAGGTCTCACCAGCCTATGGCCCAGGTCTGCGTCGTACGGATCCGGCCTGTGGGCTGTGATTGGCTGTGATCCGCCAGCTACGTCATCAGGTGCACAAGTTGTCACAGTAGCTGCGGAATCTGCGCTGTTATAAACAACGGTCAAGTCAGGTGCAGGTGTAGGGCTGTTTTTCATCCTGTGATGCCACCAGACTACAAGGAACACGGCAGAGGTGAGCAGAGTTCCGATGGCCGCGCCTGTGAACCCACTGAGAAGGACTGGCTGGGAGCAGGAGCAGGCAGGAGGGACTGTATCGCCGTCTGCCACTCCAGGTGTAGAGTGGACGTCTTCAGGCGTAGTTGTGTGGGCAGTCGTTTGGACACTTGGCTGGATAGATGTTATGGAAGTTGTTGGAGATGTTGAAACTGTTGATGTTGCAGTTTCCAGCAGAGTAATAGGTGAGGTGCTCAAAGAAGAGAAATCTTCTCCCGTTGTTGTAGACAAGGGAAAGTTTGTACTATGATCTACAGAAGACGAGGCGCTTGGTGTGGAGTAGAGTGCTGTTATGTCTTCACAGATAAGATCATTAGGATTTACGTCCAGTAGTAAGCTTTTCCCTGCAAGGTTAGCAGGTCCGGCACAGATGATCTGGTTCTCAAATGGGTAAGACCCGGTCATTCTTAGCTTAAAGGGGCACATCCTgtagtcacactgccaggggttgttggaGATGTCAACAGTTGGGATGGAGGCCAGTATGTCATATGCCATGACTGATAGTGTCTCCATGCTGTTGTACTGTAAGTCAAGAGTGTTGAGATGGGGCAGATCTACAAAAGCGCCTGTTGCAAAGgtggtgatgttgttgttatCAAGGTAAAGATTCCTGAGCTGCTGGGTAGGGAAGGTGCCTGCCTCGATACTGTGGATGTTGTTGTTATACAGATAAAGAGTCTCAAGGTTATCAAGTCCCAAAAACATTCCAGCTGTGAGGCTTGTTAACTGGTTATTGTACAGATCCAGAGTAGACAGTTGAGATAGGCTCACAAATGTGCCAGCTGCGATGGCGCTAATGTGGCTATTGTAAAGTCTAAGATAGCGGAGCTGCGGCGTTGAGTTGAATGTCCCTTCCTCGATACTGTGGATGTTGTTGTGCTGCAGGCTAAGGCGCTGCAGGTTATCAAGTCCCGCAAACATGTCAGCTCGTAGGGTGGTTAACTGGTTACTGCTAACGTCCAGTTGTGTTAAGCTGGTTGAGTTCTGGAACACTCTGCTGTTAATTACGGAGATCTGGTTGGAAGTAAGATATAATATTGTCAGGCTACTGTACCTGCAGAAATCGGTCTGGTGTAAGGTTGTAATGACGTTATACTGCAAGCCGAGGATATTGATGCCTGTAGGCAGGTGCTGAGGAACACTGCTGAGGCCTCTGTTGTCGCACCAGCAGTATGTtggacagctgctgctgcagaatTCGGTTAGTCCAGCTCCATTCAAGGTAGTCAGTAGAAGAATCAACGCCTTCTTCATGTTCTTGGCCATTTTGCCTGCACAAGATTTAAAACAAGAGGCAGTTCTATATATTGTGTACCAAGTAAATCGTGTACGTGTATTTAATACATTTCATTCCTCCTGAGTTTGATCCATCATTCAAAGATAAGGACGACCGAATGCTATGATTATATATAGTTTTTTAATACATACATCTTTGTATTTTACCATAGCACGGTTAAGTGTATAGGTCATACATGTCAAAGTGACTTCCTTGGGGCTGTATCCATGTCTCAACTGCGAAAATAGTTTCTGAAGAAACTAAACTATATTCATATGCTAAGATGAATGTTCACTGAATTATGTATCTAAGTAGCGTATCAGTTTGTCTCTTTGGTATGAATCATGGCCCTATATTTCTATGGCGGCGGCATCTCAACCCCGGCTCAGCAACTATGGTCGTTCAAAGTACCGGCTACATAGATTTTGGCAAGTGCTTCGTGATAAGCAAACAGCCATAAAACATCAGTTAGGTTTCAAGATAGTCGAAGGCTATTGATCATTGTCAAACTAAACAAAGCGTCACAATTTGACCTCCATAAACAAAGCAAACAGCTCTAAGCATCAAACATCTTGTTATGCAGTGAACTGGCCATTGATGAATTTTAAAGTAAACAACGTGTCATTGTTCAGAATTTGGAATAagcttgttattattgtttTGGGACCAGTAAGCAAAGACGTAATCAGAGGTATGTCCTGATCTTTTGTAAGGACTTTATAGGGAAGCTAACTTCATTGCATGTGTCCTTAAGTCGGTCTTACATGGAATTACACAGCAAAACAGTTCAATATTGACGGTATGCCGCCTCTGGTcataattgttttctttgttgtccTTTGGTTATGTCTCTTTTGTATGAATCATGGTCCTACGTTTGTTTTGCGGCGGCATCTCAATCCCCACCCGGCAACACTGGCCATACAGAGTTAGTAACATAGATTGTGCCAGCTGCTTTGTAATCAGCAAACAGCATAATATACTGTCgtactgaggtcacctgagtagcGCAGAATATCAGCTCGCTCTAGACACTTGCGAtgtagccccgcctattgtaagcttctCGCTATTCAGCCCCTGGCGCGAAAgggagtagtcggcccaccaaATGACAATAAAACTAACAACAGTAAACCTTGTGATAAGCAAACAGCAGTGAACAAATAGCCTGTAAAGCATCTAAAGGCCATTGATCACGTAAAGTTAGACAAATTGTTACCCATTGACCTGCATAAATAAAGGCGTCTATAAGCAAACAGCTGTTAACATCAGAGAGCTTATTATGCAGTGAAATAGCCATTGATCAATGGCAAAGTAAACAAAGTGTCGTTGTTTTGGGCCGATAAACAAAAGGCATGACCTGAGCCTTTGTAAGAACCAGTGGACCTTTTAGGGAAGCTAAATTCATTTCATGTGCCCTTAACATACGTCAGTCTAACTCGGAAGATACTAGCCTGAGTATTATCCTCCTTAGTTTACTCAGGCTATGGAATTACAGAAACATCTTCAAAGTTCAGTATTTACGATATGCCACCTCTGGTCAGACAATAAGGCGGcaagttttttcttgttgttctcCGGCTAAAGTTTGTAAACTGTGGGAGAGACAAATAGTGTCAAGTCAAAGTAGTCATATGGGTCCAGACCGCGAAATTACTCCTTGTGTACTTTGAATGGTTATTCTGACTGTACAAAGTGCAGTGATTGTCCTCAATGAGTAATCAACAGAATTAACTCGCATAATATTTTTCATGTGTAAAACGAAAGTGTTAAAGTATATGTGACGTAAAGAAATGTACAGAAAGCAATCATTGTGCTTATCTAACAATCGCCTCAGATGCAGACGAACTTGCAAATATGCTAACATCGCATAACATAGAAGCTGACATAACTACAAGAATTACTTACTACTACTAACTACAGAAATTACAAAATGGGACCAAATACGTCATTTACCAGCCGACAGTTTGCTTGGTGAATCGAACCTTCTTTCTGTTGCATCAAACCCCGTAACCAGCAAACGTTTTCTCAACCATGTGAGATGTTATACTTACCTAAATAGGACATTATAGAAACATCTCAGATAAAACTATCAAAGTTATTTAATAGTTATTTCCTCTAAGGAAGTAACATAGAAATCATATCAAAAGTGACAAAATGAGCCACTTACCAGCTGCCTGTCACGATGTAAGGGGTACTCAACCCCCTTCCTGCTGGCCATATGCCGTATCCAGCCCAATTTGGAGACCAAGGCTTTCCTTAACGGTGTGAATGTTGATATGATTCCAACGAAATCCTCTCGTGTCTTTACTTGTTCTAAGCCAAGTCCAAGTGTTCTGATTTTTCCTGCCTCCGTCCTAGCCGACACAGACCCTGTTACTAAGTTTTGGCCGTAGAAGGCGTTAGTATCAATTTACTGACATTGGTTGTCAATCGTATATTGTTGTCTAGAAGTGGTTAAATCGCGATTTATTGTTATAGCCGAGTCATATCCCCATGCAAACACACTGGTTGTTTGTACGGGCGTGTATTGTTCCGAGGTGGTTAAATCGTCATTACTGTAATTGCTGATCGTGTATTGTGTTGTAGCTGAGTTATATCCCCATTTATACACCCTGGTTCTTGGTACACCTTTGTACAGACGCTGTTTGGATGTTTGATCATTGTTTAGATTAAAGACTACACGGGCAAAGTGCAACGGTAACACATCGTCAGTCATAGTGACACCTGGGTAAGATGGGATTTGAGTTTTCTAACTCCACACCTGCAGGAAGTACGAATCCAGTACCAAAGGTTTACTTAACCTTGTGAAAGAATTAAGACTTTACCAGTTCTAAGACAAGTCCAAGTGTTCTTGTCTTCCCTGACTCCGTCTCACCCGACACAAACCCTGTAACTACGCTGCAGGTTTGGCTGTAGAGGCAATTAGACTCAATATACTGAGTTACTGACGTTGGCCGTTGGACGTGTATTGTTGTAGTGAGGCGTTTATCACTATTTAGCTACTTTCTTTGTTGGTCGTGTATTGTTGTAGCGCCTGAGTTAAATATCCATTTACATCCTTCCTGACTGTTGGTCCGTCTTTGTACAGAGTGATTACCTACCTCCCCAGACTCTATGTGTTGCGTAAACTAAATTTGTGTGATGCACTATTTTTGATTAATCTAATGGGGGTAAGGTCTTGACCTAGTCATGTCTGTGCGTCTGCCTTTGTTTTGGTGTTTATACCAATCCCAAGACACAATGCAATTACCATGCATCCTCAGTACTAGTACTGCCTTTTTGGCCGTAAAATGACCGCAGAGTTGGACAGGGCTGCANNNNNNNNNNNNNNNNNNNNNNNNNNNNNNNNNNNNNNNNNNNNNNNNNNNNNNNNNNNNNNNNNNNNNNNNNNNNNNNNNNNNNNNNNNNNNNNNNNNNNNNNNNNNNNNNNNNNNNNNNNNNNNNNNNNNNNNNNNNNNNNNNNNNNNNNNNNNNNNNNNNNNNNNNNNNNNNNNNNNNNNNNNNNNNNNNNNNNNNNNNNNNNNNNNNNNNNNNNNNNNNNNNNNNNNNNNNNNNNNNNNNNNNNNNNNNNNNNNNNNNNNNNNNNNNNNNNNNNNNNNNNNNNNNNNNNNNNNNNNNNNNNNNNNNNNNNNNNNNNNNNNNNNNNNNNNNNNNNNNNNNNNNNNNNNNNNNNNNNNNNNNNNNNNNNNNNNNNNNNNNNNNNNNNNNNNNNNNNNNNNNNNNNNNNNNNNNNNNNNNNNNNNNNNNNNNNNNNNNNNNNNNNNNNNNNNNNNNNNNNNNNNNNNNNNNNNNNNNNNNNNNNNNNNNNNNNNNNNNNNNNNNNNNNNNNNNNNNNNNNNNNNNNNNNNNNNNNNNNNNNNNNNNNNNNNNNNNNNNNNNNNNNNNNNNNNNNNNNNNNNNNNNNNNNNNNNNNNNNNNNNNNNNNNNNNNNNNNNNNNNNNNNNNNNNNNNNNNNNNNNNNNNNNNNNNNNNNNNNNNNNNNNNNNNNNNNNNNNNNNNNNNNNNNNNNNNNNNNNNNNNNNNNNNNNNNNNNNNNNNNNNNNNNNNNNNNNNNNNNNNNNNNNNNNNNNNNNNNNNNNNNNNNNNNNNNNNNNNNNNNNNNNNNNNNNNNNNNNNNNNNNNNNNNNNNNNNNNNNNNNNNNNNNNNNNNNNNNNNNNNNNNNNNNNNNNNNNNNNNNNNNNNNNNNNNNNNNNNNNNNNNNNNNNNNNNNNNNNNNNNNNNNNNNNNNNNNNNNNNNNNNNNNNNNNNNNNNNNNNNNNNNNNNNNNNNNNNNNNNNNNNNNNNNNNNNNNNNNNNNNNNNNNNNNNNNNNNNNNNNNNNNNNNNNNNNNNNNNNNNNNNNNNNNNNNNNNNNNNNNNNNNNNNNNNNNNNNNNNNNNNNNNNNNNNNNNNNNNNNNNNNNNNNNNNNNNNNNNNNNNNNNNNNNNNNNNNNNNNNNNNNNNNNNNNNNNNNNNNNNNNNNNNNNNNNNNNNNNNNNNNNNNNNNNNNNNNNNNNNNNNNNNNNNNNNNNNNNNNNNNNNNNNNNNNNNNNNNNNNNNNNNNNNNNNNNNNNNNNNNNNNNNNNNNNNNNNNNNNNNNNNNNNNNNNNNNNNNNNNNNNNNNNNNNNNNNNNNNNNNNNNNNNNNNNNNNNNNNNNNNNNNNNNNNNNNNNNNNNNNNNNNNNNNNNNNNNNNNNNNNNNNNNNNNNNNNNNNNNNNNNNNNNNNNNNNNNNNNNNNNNNNNNNNNNNNNNNNNNNNNNNNNNNNNNNNNNNNNNNNNNNNNNNNNNNNNNNNNNNNNNNNNNNNNNNNNNNNNNNNNNNNNNNNNNNNNNNNNNNNNNNNNNNNNNNNNNNNNNNNNNNNNNNNNNNNNNNNNNNNNNNNNNNNNNNNNNNNNNNNNNNNTAGCTGCAGCTTTCGTTGTGACACATCTGAAAACTCTACCGCACAATTCagcattgttttgttttacttgtaCAAAACAGAACACAATTAAACACATCATTCTACATGACAGTAGGACTCTATCGTAATCTATCACAAGCATCGCAAAGATACAAATATAAGTCAACTTCTATTGCAAAACATATCAAACTTTGTACTCTAGTTGAAGTCAAAGCTGATTTTAAGCACAAAATTGTCAACATAGTATTTATAACAAATAATGGAATGTGAGTCTCACCAAAACAtgacaacacaaacacaagttaCTCACTCTTTCAAATCATATCAAATCTTGTCATCAGCTAGTCAAAGCTGGAGACGCCGTCGTAAAACAGACTGTTGAAAATTTACACAACAAACATCACTGACAAACACTACAATTTAATATCAATTGGAAATTAGATTTTCACTGCAAAGCccacaaaaagaaaattacaatTATATTTTTGTCCCAAAATACAATAGAATTCTTAAGTTTCACGAAAACATGATATAATACTAAAGATATAATTCCATTTCCCCCTCAAAATACAATAATTCGTAAATTTTTATCTTACGGAGACATCTCAAAGGTAAAACATACAATTATGtttgtaatctccaaacagatccacggtggcgtaatatagtatcaaacccactgTAGGtggccgtttgactccctttggacagctttgatactatcttatggcaccgtaggatctgcttggagattattatgTTTGTACTTCCAAGTATATGAAATTCGGAGGTTTCATGCCAACATCAAAACAGTAAACAATACAATTCCGTTCCCTTTCCAACATTTATGAAAGCCGTAATAATAGCTTACAAGATTCCATGTTACTGATGATAAAGCCGTTTGAACATTCCATTGTTTATAGTGTCACGGAAGATTCTGTTCGGTACTATACAATGTCTAAGTCTGCTTTACTCGTAGCTGGGGTACTATAATCGCTACTAGGTTCAATTTCAATTCCTACTTTTGTGAAAAGCAATTCCGGATTATTTGTAACAGAAGGTTCTACCTTTGTGTAGTTAACATTTTACAAACCAGCCAGACCTTTGGGCGGGTGATTTTCCCATCATCGTCCAACTTCCTGGACGATGCTGTTCACTAAGATGTCCGTTTTTGGTATTCTTGGAAACTTTGGTATGCTTTCTTCTTTCAATGTGTATTTTAGGTTCTACTTAGCTTTTAGAAAGAGGATAGattaaacaaaaaacacaagctTGGTGGGGTTTGTATTTTATAGACCAGCCAGACTTTTGGGTAGCCCGGACGGGCAGGTTTGCTGGTAGATGAAATGGTTCTTCAGGGGTCCGTAGCTGTTTGCATCGTCAGTTTTTGCCGGCCCGTTCTGGTAACCTGCCTGAGACCCTCCTGCCGTGATGGGCGGAAGTGGAGGCCGCAGAACCGCAGAACTGTTATCAAAGCTGTACGGAAGCGGAACTATTCCCAATCTTCCTGCCCGGCTCTCTACGTCATCAGATGAATGGTCTGCTGCCCTTGCCGCGGAGGCACCCTGCCTTGTGTGAGCAAGGTCCCTGGTTGGTGCGTCGTTTGATTTGCTGCGAACGTCACTGAGGTCTGGGGCAGGACTCGTTTTGACCCTTCGCTTTGCACACCAGATTGTGAGGAAAATGGCCAAGGCGAGGAGAATTCCGATCGTCACGCCTAGAAACCCAGCAAGGAAGACTGACTGAAAGTTCGGACAGGAAGAAGGGCCTACCTCGCTTTCTTCCCCTCCCAGGGGAAAGTGGACGTCACCAGGCTTTTTTGTTTGGTCAGTTGTTTGTTTAGTCGTCTGATAAGTTGTCTGATCAATCATTTGGTCAGTTGTTCCGTTAGTCGTTTGGTCTGTTGTTTTATCAGTTGTTTGGTCAGTTTTTGTTTGGTCAGTTGTTTGGTCAGTTGTTGTTTGGTCACTTGTTTGATCAGTTGTTTGGTCAGTTGTTTGGTCAGTTGTTTGATCAGTTGTTTGGTCAGTTGTTTGGTCAGTTGTTTGATCAGTTGTTTGGTCAGTTGTTTGGTCAGTTGTTTGGTCAGTTGCTTGGTCAGTTGTTTGGTCAGTTGCTTGGTCAGTTGTTTGGTCAGTTGTTTGGACAGTTGTTTGGACAGTTGTTTGGTCAGTCGTTTGGTCAGTTGTTTGGTCAGTTGTTTGGTCAGTTGTTTGGACAGTTGTTTGGACAGTTGTTTGGTCAGTTGTTTGGGCAGTTGTTGGATCAGTTGTTTGGTCAGTTGTTTGGTCAGTTGTTTGGTCAGTTGTTCTGTCATCAGTTGTTTGGATATTTGCTGGGGCAGTTGTTTTGGAAGTTGTTTGGTCAGTTGTTGGAGATGCCATTGAAGTGGAAGCTTCCAGCATAGCAACAGACGAGGTACTCAAAGCTGAGGAAACTTCTCTTGTTGTtattgtcgttgttgttgttgcattttcACAGATCAGATCGTCAGGATTTATATCGTGTAGTAAGCTTTTCCCTTGCAGGTTAGCAGGTTTGGCACAAATGATCTGGCTATCAAATCGAGAAGACCCGGTCATTCTTAGCTTTATGGGAAGCATCCTGCAGTCACACCGCCACGGGTTACGATTGATGCTACCATATGAGAGGGGGGCTATTACGTCATATGCCATGGGGGAGAGAATCTCTATGTGGTTCTGATCCAACCGAATCTCTAACAACAGTGAAATATTAAGATTCAATAAAATGTCAGGAAATGTGTTAATGCGGTTGTTACCTAGCCACAGAAATTTCAGCCGGGGAGGATTTACAAATGTGCCAGCTGCGAGGGTACTGATGTTATTGTTAGTAAGTATGAGATAGTAGAGCTTCGGGGTGGTTGTGAATGTTCCCCCCTCGATACTgtgaatgttgttgtttctcagatcTAGGACCCCCAGGTTATCAAGTCCCACAAACATGTCAGCTGTGAGTCTGGTTAACTGGTTATTCTCAAGGTGCAGGTGAGCTAACCTGCTTAAGTTGTAGAACGCTCTGCTGTTTATTACGGAAAGCTGATTTGACTCAAGATTCAAGACATCTACGTTGGTGTACCTGGAGAAGTCAGACTGGCTAACGGTTGTGATGACGTTATTCTCCAGGTTCAGATTACGAATGGTTGTAGGCAGGAACTGAGGAACACTGCTGAGGCCTCTGTTGTCACAGTCACAGGCCCATGACTGTGGTAACAGGTTACAGGTGCTGCTGCAGGCTGCGATCGGTCCAAATTTCTTGAGGAGGATCAGAAGAAGAACCAGGATCCTCTTCATTTTTCTGTACAGTGTAAAGAAGATGCGGTCCTACTTACACAAATTTCATTCCATCAAAACTTGACTTGGTAGCTACTTAATTAAAAAGTAAGGGTTATGAAATGCTCTATTACATCATACTTGGTAAAAAACGGGTTTCCTAAAATCACTTCAAGATTGCGTACACAAGTCTACTGACTAAAGATGTCAAGGTTGCTTGAAGCTGTATCCTAGCAGCATGTGCAAAAGTATAAGTGGATTGAATAATTGATCGAAGTATGAATAGGTCTTATTATTTGGATCTTGTGTATATATTGTACTACTTTATGCATAAATTTGTGTATGGGCGACATTTCACCGCATCCCTGCAATCGCAGCTGTGGAAAGTGCTATTAACATAGATTTTGGCAGTTGCGTTATATATTGAAAGAGATTGTAAGGTATTCAAAGGCCATTGATCATTCGTCCAGCTAAACAAAGTATTCCACAAATGTCCGTCGACCTAGCAAGGAAGTGCTGCATATGTCAGTCTTGCCTTGAATCAGCACTACAAAAATCACACCGTTCTGTTatagataaactaaactttaacaaaccaacactacaaatagATTGAGAGTTACCCCGAAGTTTCAGCTGACTCCGAAAATTTCGGCTAAGATCCAATctatttgtagtgttggttagttaaaatttagtttatccataaatCATAATGCCATTTACCACACCGTT includes:
- the LOC118407535 gene encoding phospholipase A2 inhibitor-like, yielding MAKNMKKALILLLTTLNGAGLTEFCSSSCPTYCWCDNRGLSSVPQHLPTGINILGLQYNVITTLHQTDFCRYSSLTILYLTSNQISVINSRVFQNSTSLTQLDVSSNQLTTLRADMFAGLDNLQRLSLQHNNIHSIEEGTFNSTPQLRYLRLYNSHISAIAAGTFVSLSQLSTLDLYNNQLTSLTAGMFLGLDNLETLYLYNNNIHSIEAGTFPTQQLRNLYLDNNNITTFATGAFVDLPHLNTLDLQYNSMETLSVMAYDILASIPTVDISNNPWQCDYRMCPFKLRMTGSYPFENQIICAGPANLAGKSLLLDVNPNDLICEDITALYSTPSASSSVDHSTNFPLSTTTGEDFSSLSTSPITLLETATSTVSTSPTTSITSIQPSVQTTAHTTTPEDVHSTPGVADGDTVPPACSCSQPVLLSGFTGAAIGTLLTSAVFLVVWWHHRMKNSPTPAPDLTVVYNSADSAATVTTCAPDDVAGGSQPITAHRPDPYDADLGHRLVRPHLPPIEGAAADSSDASNRHDALRRLFIHQQN